The DNA region GGTTGTAGTGGAGCCAGCGGCGCTGCCTCCCCAGGCCACCCCTTCTGCACCGCAACTGAGCCTGGCGGGAGCACTCTTTATTCTCTGGGCATGCGGCGCCTTGGTCTCCCTGTTGCTTCCCGTGCTGCACACCGCGCGTCTTTTGCACCGACTACGCCTTAGGACAACGCTGTCACCCTGGGAGCACAAGCCAGAATGGCGCCCGCTGCGGGTTTTTGCCAGCCCATTAGTGAGCTTGCCACTGAGCGTGGGCCTGCGCTGCCGCACGGTTTTCGTGCCGCCTGAGTGGCAGGGCTGGCCCGCCCGGACCAAGGATGTGACGATGTACCACGAGTTAGCGCACGCCGCGCGGGGCGACAGCTGGGCGCAACTGGCACAAGTGATCACCCGCGCAATCTATTTCTTCCACCCGTTCGTTTGGGTGCTCTACCGCCTGGCGGAGGACTACCGCGAGATGGCGTGCGACGACAGGGCCCGCCAGGCAGCGCAAGTGTCAGCCGTGGAGTACACCCGTCAGCTACAGCAGCTTGCAGGGGCTGTGCTTGGTGCCGAGCACGGTAGCGCCGGCGTCACGGCCCTGCTCAGGCAGAGGAACAGGCTGCTGCGCCGGGTGCAGTACCAAATGGAGGACAAAGCCATGAGAAAGGCCGCACAAAGACGCGCGCTGGCAGTGGTGGTGGCCCTTGCCCTGTTGGTGTTCTCGCTGTCGTTCTACTGTGGGAAGAAAGCCCCTCAAGCCGACACGGGGACGATCAAGGGCTTTGTGACAGAGGCGGCCACCGGCACACGGATAGCAGGGGCACGCATTGCCCTGGTTGGGACGCGCCTCAGCGCGCGCACGGACGAGAACGGGGAATTTGCCATCCCAGACGTGCCACCAGGGACCTACATAGTTGAAGCCCAGGCCGCAGGTTATCATGTCCACCGCATCGAGGCCTTTGCGGTGCAGGGCAACACGGTCCACATGCTTGCCCTCAATCTGCCCAAGAGCGGAGAGCCTGCCAAGCAATTGGGCACACCTCCCGTCGTGTTCGTCGCCTGGGACGAACCTCCTGAGCCTATTGGCGGCTTTCAAGCGATTCAAGCCAACCTGCGCTACCCGGAGGAGGTGAGAAAGGCTGGGATTGAGGGCAAGGTCTACGTGATTGCCGTCATCGACAGCAACGGGACGGTGCGACAGGCCTACGCGCAGCCGGACACGACACCCGCCCACCTGCTGCTCGAGAAGGCGGCCCTGGAGGCTGTGAGCAACGTAGCCTGGAAGCCTGCCAGGAAAGAGGGACGACCTGTGGCAGTGCAGATTGGCGTCCCCGTCATGTTTAAGGTAAAGGGGGGCATCCCGCAGAACTTCCCGTGCAGCCCGGCGCTGCAGGCTGCTTCTCGCCTTACAATGAGCCGCCAGAACCAATCGGCGGATTGGCGGCAATTCAGCAAAACCTGGTTTATCCCGAGCAGGCCAAACAAGCCGGAATCGAAGGAAGGGTCCTGGTGATTGCAGTGATCGACAGCAATGCACGCGTCGAGCGCGCATGGGTACAAGACGGTGGATTCATGGCGGGGTACGGCTTGGAAGCGGCGGCCATTGAGGCGGTCCGTAGCACACCTTTCACCCCCGCAAAATACAACGGAAAACCGGTGTCAGTGCAGATTGGGATACCAGTCATCTTCAAGCTCGATGCAAGGGTCGCCTACGACACTCCACCGACCGACGCCCCGGGGAGGATTCGAGGAGCTGCAGCGCAACTTGGTCCACCCTGATGAGGCTCGCCGTGCAGGTGTGGAAGGCAAAGTCCTAGTCCGGGTCTTGGTCGACAAGGAGGGACGCGTTGTCTCGGCAACCGTACAGCAGTCGTTAGAGCCAAGCTGCGACGAAGCGGCCGTCCCCGCGGTGAGGGCAACCAGCTGGTCGCCCGCCCTCAAGGACGGCAAGCCAGTGGAGGCGAGTACCTCGGTGCCGGTCGTTTTTCGCCTAAAGAACGAGTAGTGGCCCTGTTGGGAGGGTGCCGACCCGGTACTCTCCCCTTTTTCCTTCTGGGCTCTTGGGGGGATCCGCTTTCGCTCAGCTCCCGCAAGACGCCACAATTGCTTGCGCCCCCGAGGGCTTTCCTTGCGCGGCGCACGGCCCTCTCCCCGGTCTGCGGCGCTTGTCCACCGGACAGGCGGGTTTCACCTCGGCGTTTTTCCCCTTGCAATTGACGACTATTTTGCTAACTTTGCAGAGCACCAGGAACCGGCTCTTGCAAAAACGGAAAAGGACGGCGCATGGGCTTTTCTGCCATTGACTACGTGCTGCTTCTGCTCTATTTGGTGTCCATTGCTTGCTTTGGCATCTGGATGGGGCGCAGGCAAAGAGACGCGCGAGACTATTTTCTCGGCAGCCGCACCCTCCCCTGGCCGGCGGTCTGTTTCTCGGTGGTGGCAGCCGAGACCAGTACGCTCACCTTCATCAGCATTCCGGGTTTGGCATACTTGACCAACCTGTCGTTCTTACAGGTGACCTTCGGCTACCTGCTTGGGCGCATCGTGGTCAGTGTGCTTCTTCTTCCAGCCTACGCCCGTGGAGAGGTGAGCACCGCCTATGCCTTCTTGGAGCGGCGTTTCGGCCAAAAGACGCGGCGCTTTGCCTCGCTGGTCTTCCTCTTCACCCGCCTGGCTGCCGATGGGGTCCGCCTCTTTGCCACTGCCATCCCCCTCAAGTTCATCCTGAATGTGGACTACCCGGTGGCGATCGGCATCCTGGCGGTGGTGGCATTTGCCTACACCTTTGCCGGCGGCGTGCGCAGCGTGATCTGGATCGATGCCGTGCAGATGTTCATCTACCTCGGCGGGGCCTTGGCAACTGCGGCCATCATTTTGACACACAGCGAAGGGGGAGTGACTGCCACCTTCAGTCGGCTGCTCGCAGAGGGGAAGCTGCAGGTGTTCGATCTTGGCTTTGGCAAGGCCTTCCTCCAAAAGCCCTATTCATTGCCTGCGGGTCTGCTGGGAGGGGCTCTGCTCTCCATGGCCTCCCATGGCACCGACCAGCTCATCGTGCAGCGCATCTTGACCACCAGGAACATTGCCAATGCCCGCAAGGCGCTGATCGGCACCGGGATAATCATCATCGGGCAATTTGCGATTTTCCTGATAGCGGGCGCGCTGCTCTACGCACATTTTGCAGGGGCGCCGCTTGCGAGCCTTGGTCTGCTGCGGTCAGATGAGGTCTTTCCCTACTTCATCGTGCACGCTCTGCCCAGCGGTGTGGCGGGGCCGGTCATTGCCGGCCTGTTGGCTGCGGCCCTTTCCACCTTGGCCGGTTCCATGAGCTCCATGGCGTCGTCGGTGGTCTTCGACCTGGGGCGAATGGGCCGCGCAGACGAGCGTGCCGGCTCAGGGCTGCGCTTGGCTCGCCTGGCCACGGCTGGCGCTGCAGCAGCGCTGGTCTTGTCGGCGTTGCTCTTCATGAGCTCCACGCGCGCGGTGGTGGAAACGGCGCTGAGCATTGCCTCCTTCACCTACGGAGGACTCTTGGGCACCTTCCTCCTGGGCATCTTCTCACGGAAGGCGAGTCAAGAGGACGCCCTGGCCGCCTTTGTGGCCGGCATCCTGGTGATGATTACGGTCATTTCCCTCAAGCTGGTGGCTTGGACTTGGTTCACCTTCATTGGTGTCGTGACCACCTTGGCCGTTGGCAAGCTTCTGTCGGCGCTGTCTGAGGGCAGGTCAGAGGCCAGGCCTTAGGGGTGATCTGTGGGTGCGGGTCGGACGCCACCACCGGAGGATTGGGCTGCGGGCAGATCAGTTCCTGAACTTCGCCGGTTGCCGTCCGGCTGTGTACTTTTGCAACAAATGACAGAACAAACAGCCAAGAATTTGAGAAATTCGCTATTGACAATGGCGCGAAGAGTGGGTATATTTACAGCGTGAGTGTCCAGGATGGGCGATGCTTCGCGGGGCAGCCGTGGGAACAAGCAAGGAGGAAAGGCAGGCCAAGCGAGCCGGCCCCCCGGATGAAAGTGCCTTTGCGGCGAACCTCTGCCAACTGCAGTGAGACTGGCGCTGCACAGGCGCAGCGTAAAGCCCCCCATTCCTCGGTAGGTCCGCCGCGCAGTTTCTCGCCGCTCGCCCATTGCACCTTAACTGGAGGAGGGCACATGCCATGAGAAAGGTCACGATTTTCGTCGCCGTGCTCGTCATGCTCGCAGCGACCGTCGGCCGCGGGCAGATACCCCAGACCATGAGCTACCAGGGGTTACTCACCGACGCCAGCGGCCACCCGGTTCCTGATGGCACGTACGCGCTCACCTTCAGGCTCTACGACGTGGCCACAGGGGGGACGGCGCTGTGGACTGAGACGCAGCCAGTAGTGGTCAGCGGCGGCGTGATGAGCGTCACCCTGGGAGCCCTCATTCCTCTGTCGCTGCCTTTTGACCGCCAGTACTGGCTGGGGATCGCCGTCGGTACGGAGCCCGAGCTGATGCCCAGGATACAGTTGACCTCTTCCCCCTACGCGTTCGCGGCGCGCGGCGTGTACGGCACCGGAAACGTGTTTCCGGCAGCGGGGTCAGTGGGTGTCGGCGTCACCTCTCCTGGTGCCTCTTTGGAAGTCGCCGGCGACATGATTGTGCGCGTAGCCCACGACGCCGGTACCGTGGAGCCCGGGACCAAGCTGCTCATCCACGGAGCCGATGGTCACCTGCTGACCAAGACGGTGCGCGAGGTGACATTGCAGGGGCCTCCAGGGCCGCAGGGGCCGGAGGGTCCGCAAGGCCCTCCCGGGCCGCAGGGTGAGAAGGGCGAGCGAGGCGAACCTGGTCCGCAAGGCATCCAAGGGCCTCCAGGACCGCAGGGGCCAAAGGGCGACCCTGGCGATGTAGGGCCGCAGGGCCCCCCGGGACCACAGGGACCTGCGGGACCTCAGGGGCCGAAGGGGGACAAAGGGGACAAGGGGGACAAGGGCGATCCCGGCCCGCAGGGGCCGCAAGGTCCCGCTGGCCCCCAAGGACCTGCTGGACCGCAGGGGCCTCCTGGACCGCAAGGCCCGGCAGGTCCACAGGGGCCTCCCGGGCCAATCGGTGGCAACGATGGCCAGGTGGTGTACAATAACGGAGGGGTCGCCGGCGGCGCGGATATCTACTATGACGACGTGCGCAACCGCGTGGGCATCGGCACCGAGACCCCCAAGGGCAAGCTCCATGTGCGTAGCGAAAGCATCGGCGTCACCGGCTCGCACGTGCCGCGCCGCGGCCTAGTGCTGGAGGGCGAGACCACTGCCCTCTACATCATCAGCAACCGCCAGAGCACCGGCGGCTCCGGCTTGACCTTAGGCGAGGTGCACGAAGGCACGTTCATCGACACCTGGTCGCTGGACAGGCAATCCAACGCCCTGGGCGACGGCAACATGCGCCTGCGCTACGGCACCGACCCCAGCCACTGGCATAACACCGCGCACCTCGTGGTGACCAAGACAGGACTTTTTGGCTTTGGCACTGAGGCGCCCACCGCGCGCGTAGATGTGAACGCCGCCACCGGCTACAACCAGCTCCGCCTGCGCACCTCTTACACACCCACTGGCACCGAAGACCCGAATGGCAATGTGGGCGACATCGCCTGGGACAATGACTACATCTACGTTAAGACCAGCGCCGGGTGGAAGCGCGCCGCATTGAGCGTGTGGTAGCCACACGGGCGAGGCGGAATTGCATGCCAGGCATGGCATGAAGGAGGCAGTCATGAGATCGCTCATCGTCACCATGCTGCTGCCGGCGGCGCTGGCAGTTGAGGCCGTAGCGCAACACCGCATCCCATGGGGCACGCTGTCCAACGGCGGAGGTGTAAGCAGCGGCACCACCTACTGCGCCAAAGTAGTCCTTGGGCAACCAGGCATTGCCCAAGGCGGTGGCACGGCCTACACCATCCGCAACGGCTTCTTGTTCATCCTGGCGGAGCTAACCCCGGCAACTGGCGTACCTGCTGCCGAAGGCCAAGTGCCTGCGGAGTTTGGGTTGGGACCGAACTTCCCCAACCCGTTCAACCCGAGCACGACCATTCCCTTTAGCCTCAAGACCAGGTGCTTCGTCACCTTGCGTCTGTTTGACGGCTTGGGAAGGGAGGTGGCCACTCTGGTGCAGGGGAATCTTGAGCCAGGCCGCCACACAGTCATCCTGGATGGTAGCGCCCTGCCCAGCGGCGTGTACTTCTACAGGATAGAAGCAGGCCCGTTCGTCGCGCTGCGCAAGGCCACGCTGCTGAAGTAGGCGCAGACCAATGCGGCAAATCCCGGCAGGCGTCCTCGTGGCGCCTGCCGCTCTTTTTGCGCACCTGGTGCACATTCCTCTTGAAAAGGCCACCACAAATTCGCATATTTAGGCAGCAGCACAAATGCCAGAATGGAGACCGCCTCCAAGAAGCGAGCCAAAGCATCTCTCCCCTGAGCGCGTACGTGCTGGAATGCCGAAGGAGCCACGCATCGCGCACCACTTCTGACTCGCCGCAATGGACTTCTCCCTTCTTCCTGCTGGCAGCGAGCGCCTACACGAGCAGGGTATCCTCGCCATACACGAGGAAGAGTTCCTCCGCCTTCTTCCTGTGGATGAACATCGGGCGTGGCAGCTCTTTGTGAGTGACTACTCCGCGTTCATCCTCCGGCTCATCGGCCATTTCGTCACCGACTATGACGATAGGATGGAGCTCTACCTCTTCGTCTGCCAGAGGTTAGCTGCTAACCGCCTGCGGAGGCTCAAGCGCTTCGTTTGTGACCCGTATGCACCATGCAAGTTGACCACCTGGCTCGTCCCGGTCATCCGCAACCTGGTCATAGATTGGTTTCGCCACAAGGAGGGGCGCAAGCGGCCGAGCAGGTGCATTGCCGCCCTGCCAGAGCTGACGCAGATGGTTTTCAAGTACTGCTATCAGCAGGGGTACACGCCGGGAGAAGCGTTCGAGCTCATCAGAACCAGGCACGACCCGCGCCTGCGCTTTGAGGAGGTGAGCAGAGCCCTCGATCAGATTCACGATGCCTTGGCCGGGGCCAAGATGTGGGCAGTGGCGAGAGCCATGCTGCGCAACGCACCAGCCTATCCCGTGGAAGGCGAGCGTGCGTCAGAGGATCGTCCTGAAATCGAGCTCTCGGCTCCCGAGGCACCGCCGGACATGGAAACACAGATGGTGCAGCTTCGCCGCACCCTGCAGGAAGCCATCGAAAGCCTGCCTGCGCACGAGCAGTTGCTGCTGCGGCTGCGGTTCGAGGAAACCCTTTCGGCCTCGGAGATCGCAGACCTCCTTCATCTGCGCGACAGCCGCGCGGCTTACCAGGGCATCCGCCAGGCCATAGGGCACCTGCGCAAACGGCTCCACGAAAGCGGCTGGCAAGCGGAGGATTTCTCGGTCTTGTTAGAGGGTGAGAGGCCCTAATTTGCAGAGCTTGTCCGTTTAATTATTTCGCAAGCCGGAAAAATTCCCTCGTGCTAAGCCAGGGAGTTCAGCATGCAACACTTGACCATTGGCCGGCTCCTGGCCACTCCGGAGCTTGGCGGCAGCGAACCACTTTCACCTGCGGCGAGGCAGCATTTGGCGCAGTGCTCGCGTTGCAGGGAGACGTACACCCTGGTAGCAGCTGCCGCCACAGAAGTTCGACGTCAGCAGCTCAGCCGTGGTGCCCCCGAGACAGCCTGCCTCTCCGAAGAAGAAATCGCCGCCTATCTCGAAAGCGGTTCAGAGCGGGAGCAGGTTGAACTGCACCTGCTGAGGTGCACCCGTTGCCTCCAGGCCGTGGTGGACACCTACCGGATGCTCGGCACGGCAAGCGAACAGGAGCCAGTGGAGGTGCCGGCCTGGGCTCTGCGCAAGGCGAGGTCATTGGTACGTCCGAGACCAGGGGATGCATTAGCAAAGTTCCTCACGCGAGCATGGGAGGCATTGGGGAGGACTTCTCTGGGCTGGCGATGGGCTGTCGCTGGAGGAGCAGCAATCCTCGTGCTTGCCGCCGTGCTCGTGGGCAATCCTGAGCTGCGAAGCCGCCTCCGGCCAGGGGAGGCAACCAGGGTTGCCGCATTGCAGCAGGGTCGTCCGACTCTCCTGTCGCCAGCGCGGGGCAGTTTGGTTGAGTCAGAAAGCATCCAGCTTCGTTGGCAGACGGTACCCAGGGCCCTTCGCTATCGCGTAGTGGTGCTGAACGCCATCGGCGACACGGCATGGACAGGGCAGACCTCCGCAGTGCAAACCACGCTCGCTCGCGGCGCCACTCCCCTGAAGCAGGGGGAGACCTATTTCTGGACGGTGAAAGCGCTCATGCCGGACGGGAACACCGTTTCTTACGAACTGGGTTACTTCCAGGTGGCCTGGCCGTAGAAGGCGACAACTACCGTGCGAAGCCTCGTCCTCATCCTCCTGTTGGTGGTTTTGCAGGCCGTGTCTGCGTGGACAGTGGCCACTGCGCAAGAATGGTTCTCGGAGGACTTTTCCGCCCCAACGCTAAGTACCGCGTGGCCAATATCCACCTGGTCGGGCACGCCGTGGTCGTACCACGTCCCCTCGCGCTTTTCCCTTTCCGCACATCCCGGACATCTCAGGTTCTTGCTCGGCGCCATGGTGTTGGACCGTCCCCAGCCTTCCTTCAGTGGCTATTGGCACTATCCCTCACTTGAGCTCAGGCGAAGAATCACGGGCAGCCGCTGGGTGTGCCTTCTCAAGGTCACCTACTTCCTGCCGCTGGCCAACATGCGCGAGTTCTACACTGACATCTGCTTTGGCAACCCAGAGGAGCCGGCCGGCCTTTTGCGCTTAGCCCGGTGCAGGGACATTGAACCGCGTTTCGACCGGCACATCGCGACAGTGAGAAGTGGCGACCGTGCCGCCCAGGCCTCCATGCTCCACCCGGATGACCAATGGGGCAGCGCGCTCTTCACCTACTACTACCGCATCGTACGAGAAGGCCAGACACTCACCGTGCAATGGAGCGCGGACGGCCATGCGTACACGACCGCCCTCGTTTTCAACATGGGGCTGCAGATGAGCAGGAGCGAGCAGTGGCTGGCCATCCGCGGCACCCCATGGTTCACGCCCTCCGACTCGTTCGCCGACTACATCATCCTTGCGCCCCCGGGTGGAGCAGCAGAATCGGTCAATTCCTTGCTCGAGCACGCCTGTGCCGAGGCAGCTATCAAGACCGGCCAGTCTGTCCCGGCATCCGGTCACGCGCGGCTTGCGCGCTTGGCGCGCCTGGTGCAGGAAACCGAGCAGGTGACCCGCCACCTGCTGGAGGAGGAGTTCAAGGCAAGCTTTGTAACCAGCAGGGTGTGGGTCTACGAGGAGGTGGTTTCCACCCTTTTCGAGTTGCACCAACGCCAGCCTGGACATGGGTACCAGCGAGAGGCCTTTCGCTACGCCGCGAGGGCAAAGGCCCGCGCCTTTCTCCTGCTCCTTGCCGAAGGGCACGTGCGCGTGCGCGAGGGATCTTCACCCGTGCTCCTGGCGCGCGAGCAGGAGCTGATGGAGCAGGTGGCCTCGGTAGAGGCGCGGCTGGCCCGCTCCACCGTCACGGAGGCAGACAAGAGACAGCTGGCGCGGGACCTCTCGTCTGCCATCACCGCGCTCGGAAAGCTGCGCACTGAGATCATGCAGGAGAACGCGCGTTACGCGCAGCTCTCTTACCCCGAGCCGTTGCCCACAGATAGCATCCAGAATGACTTGCGTGATGGGCAGATCGTGGTGCTGCACCCCGGTCGCACCCTGGGCGCCATCGAGTTCAATAAGGTGCTCTGCGACCAGGGCTGCAAGGCGGAGGTCACTGTCGCGGAAGCCGGCACATTCATCTACGCCAGCCGCTCCGACGGCCCGGCCCAGGCGCGCGTCTTCCGCATCAAGGATGCGGTGCCGTTGGCTGCGCTGCCGGCCACGCGCACGGCGCAAGTCCTGGCAGCCCTGGCGCCGGTTTACCCGCAGTTCATTGACGGGATCAATGTGCTGCGCACCGGGCTCGACAATATGGGGGCCATCTTCCACCCGGCCCTGACGTTGCTCAACGCCGGGCGCATCGAGTCCACACACGGCGACTATGAGTTCTATATCGAGGGGGTGACACCGTCGGTGGCGCGGGTGCTGGAGGCGTTGGACCGGGAACGGGTGACTGTAGCGGCGTCGCTGGGCATCCGCGCACAGACCGCCCAAGAGTGGCTCAAGATGGCCTACGACGCCGAAGGTGAAGACCTCAACGAGGCGATCCACAACCAACCGGGCTACTACGGCATTAAGGCGCCCAGTACGCTGAACCATCGTTACATCTTCGAGGACATTCCGATGAGCCTGGTGCCGATCGCGGCGCTGGGCCAACACTATGGCGTCTCGGTGCGTGGGATGGATGCGATCATCCGCCTGGCGTGCATCATCCACCGCACCGACTACTGGCGCCGCGGCCGCACGCTGGAAAAGCTGGGGATCAACCGGCTCAGCGTGACTGAATTGACGCAGTTCGTCGAGGACGGCCTGCGCTGTTGGGAGGAGTAAATTATGTCTGGTATTGCGGGCATCGAGCGCACGGGCGCGCGAGCAGAAGTAGAGGAAATGTTGAGCCGGATCGGTCATCGCGGGCCGGCTGGCCGAGAGATCATTGAAACGGGAACGGCGACCCTGGGCCTGGTGTTTTCTGAAGGCGAGACCGAGGTAGGCGAAGACCTGCGCAAGCGGAACATCCTGCGGGATGGTGAGGGCTACAGCCGGCTGGCTGAGGCGCGCAGCGCCGGCGACCGGTTGACGTTGACACGCGATGCACTAGGCGTCGCGCCACTTTACTACGGTCGGAAGGCCGATGGTGCGTTGTGCTTCGCCTCAGAAGTTAAGGCGCTTCTGCCGCTCACCGGCCATATCCAGGAGTTCCTGCCGGGCAGCTTTTACGATGGCGTGCAGACTCAGACGTACTTTCGGTTGACGCAGCAGCCACCTCTCCTGATATCGCCCTCGCGCATGGCCCAGGATCTACGCGGCCACCTGGCCGCGGCCGTGGAACGCCACATCGGCAACGGTGAGGTCGGCGCCTGGCTTTCGGGAGGTCTGGATTCCAGCGCCATGGCCGCCCTGGCCCGCCCGCATGTGGATCGACTGCACACCTTCGCCGCTGGATTGGCTGGCGCACCCGATCTAGCGTACGCGGCCGAGGTGGCTGCATTCATCGACGCGGATCACCATGAGGTCGTGATCACGTTGGACCAGATGCTGGCCGCCTTGCCTGCGGTCATCTACCATCTGGAGTCTTTTGACGCGCTGCTGGTGCGTTCGAGCATCACGAACTACCTCGTAGCGAAAGCCGCCTCCGACTACGTGCCCGCCGTCTTCTCCGGCGAGGGGGGTGATGAGCTGTTTGCAGGTTATGCGTATCTCAAGGCACTCGATCCCGCCAAGCTCCCCGCCGAGCTGATCGACATCATCGGGCGCCTGCACAACACGGCGCTGCAGCGGGTGGACCGCTCCGCGTCGGCGCACGGTACGGTCGCGCATGTCGCCTTCCTCAACCCCGACGTGGTGGCGTACGCGTTGCAGATTCCGGCCGAGTTCAAGCTGCGGGATGGTGTGGAAAAATGGATCCTCCGCCGAGCGTTGGACGGTGCTCTACCCGAACGGGTGCTAAACCGCACCAAGTTCTGGGAGGGCGCCGGCGTAGGTGAGCTGCTGGCCGAGTACGCCGAGGGACGGGTCAGTGACGCTGACTTTCGTGCCCAGCGCGCCCTGGCCAACGGGTGGACGCTGAATACAAAAGAGGAGTTGCTGTACTATCGCATTTTCCGCGAGCATTTCGGTGAGTTGGAGGACCTGGCCTGGATGGGCCGCACCAAAGGCGCGCCCCTGGATACATGAAGGTTGGCCCGAATCCCATTCGTGAAACGCCGGACGGCAACTCCGCTCGGCTCAACACCTGCAGTGAGTTCGCCTAGCTGCCACAGAGCACATACCCCAGGTGAGGTGCATGCCGCTCTCACAAATAGCTGCCTGCCTTGTGAGCGCCAATCGAATGCCCGCACCAAGTCAGCCCAACGCGACACGCCAAGCAGCAGTCGCACCGGCAGCCGGTCCACGCTCATCTGGCGCCGCGCCGCGGCATTCATGGGGATACGCTACGAGCAGATCATGGATGCAGATGGCGCCGACTTCCGCATGGAACGCATGCTGCCCGACGCCTATGCGGCCTTGAGGTACTCGCGGATTAACAGCGCGGCCGTCGCGCCCTCGCCTGTGGCGGCAGCGACCTGCTTGGTGCTGCCCGCGCGCACGTCACCCGCGGCGAAGATGCCCGGGAGACTGGTCTCCAGCAAGCCAGGCTCGCGTTTCTCGAAGCCGCGCGGACGAGCGCCGTCGTGCACCAGGTCGTGCCCGGTAACGAGGAAGCCCGAGCGGTCGCGCCGGAGCTGCTCGGGGTTCAGGAACCCGGTGTTGGGGGTCAAGCCGATGAAGACGAAGACGCCTGCGGGGTGGATGACCTCGGTGCTGGCGGCCTGGCTGTCTCGGATCGTGACCGCCTTGAGCTTGCCGCCCGCACCGTCGAAGCGCACGACCTCGGTGTTGAAGCGCACCTCGATCTTGGGATGACGCAACACTTTTTCCTGGATGACTTGGCTGGCCTTCAAGCGGTCGCCGCGGACAAGCAGCGTCACTTTCTCGCTCAGGCTGGCCAGGAAGAGGCTCTCTTCGGCGGCGCTGTTGCCGCCGCCGAGAACCGCGACCGGCAGACCCTTGTAGAACGGGCCGTCGCACGTGGCGCAGAAGTGGATGCCGGCGCCGATGAAGTCGTTTTCGCCCGGTGCGCCCAGGCGGCGATAGCGGCTGCCGGTGGCCAACAAGAGCGCGCGAGCGCTGTACTCGCTGCCGTCGGCTGTGGCCACACAGTGATAGTTGTCGTGGCTGTGCACATCAACCACGTCCTGCGCCTGCAGCATCTCGACGCCGAAGCGAGCGGCCTGCTGGCGCAACTGATCGGCGAACTT from candidate division KSB1 bacterium includes:
- a CDS encoding M56 family metallopeptidase; the encoded protein is MGRFCLVPTWARSFGLAVAQHTLFLVVVLGALYLLRRTEARIRYVVAMIGFVKLLLPLFVPGPDLFSTAPPPGDVSVDAVVVEPAALPPQATPSAPQLSLAGALFILWACGALVSLLLPVLHTARLLHRLRLRTTLSPWEHKPEWRPLRVFASPLVSLPLSVGLRCRTVFVPPEWQGWPARTKDVTMYHELAHAARGDSWAQLAQVITRAIYFFHPFVWVLYRLAEDYREMACDDRARQAAQVSAVEYTRQLQQLAGAVLGAEHGSAGVTALLRQRNRLLRRVQYQMEDKAMRKAAQRRALAVVVALALLVFSLSFYCGKKAPQADTGTIKGFVTEAATGTRIAGARIALVGTRLSARTDENGEFAIPDVPPGTYIVEAQAAGYHVHRIEAFAVQGNTVHMLALNLPKSGEPAKQLGTPPVVFVAWDEPPEPIGGFQAIQANLRYPEEVRKAGIEGKVYVIAVIDSNGTVRQAYAQPDTTPAHLLLEKAALEAVSNVAWKPARKEGRPVAVQIGVPVMFKVKGGIPQNFPCSPALQAASRLTMSRQNQSADWRQFSKTWFIPSRPNKPESKEGSW
- a CDS encoding energy transducer TonB, whose protein sequence is MIAVIDSNARVERAWVQDGGFMAGYGLEAAAIEAVRSTPFTPAKYNGKPVSVQIGIPVIFKLDARVAYDTPPTDAPGRIRGAAAQLGPP
- a CDS encoding energy transducer TonB, translated to MEGKVLVRVLVDKEGRVVSATVQQSLEPSCDEAAVPAVRATSWSPALKDGKPVEASTSVPVVFRLKNE
- a CDS encoding sodium:solute symporter — its product is MGFSAIDYVLLLLYLVSIACFGIWMGRRQRDARDYFLGSRTLPWPAVCFSVVAAETSTLTFISIPGLAYLTNLSFLQVTFGYLLGRIVVSVLLLPAYARGEVSTAYAFLERRFGQKTRRFASLVFLFTRLAADGVRLFATAIPLKFILNVDYPVAIGILAVVAFAYTFAGGVRSVIWIDAVQMFIYLGGALATAAIILTHSEGGVTATFSRLLAEGKLQVFDLGFGKAFLQKPYSLPAGLLGGALLSMASHGTDQLIVQRILTTRNIANARKALIGTGIIIIGQFAIFLIAGALLYAHFAGAPLASLGLLRSDEVFPYFIVHALPSGVAGPVIAGLLAAALSTLAGSMSSMASSVVFDLGRMGRADERAGSGLRLARLATAGAAAALVLSALLFMSSTRAVVETALSIASFTYGGLLGTFLLGIFSRKASQEDALAAFVAGILVMITVISLKLVAWTWFTFIGVVTTLAVGKLLSALSEGRSEARP
- a CDS encoding T9SS type A sorting domain-containing protein produces the protein MRSLIVTMLLPAALAVEAVAQHRIPWGTLSNGGGVSSGTTYCAKVVLGQPGIAQGGGTAYTIRNGFLFILAELTPATGVPAAEGQVPAEFGLGPNFPNPFNPSTTIPFSLKTRCFVTLRLFDGLGREVATLVQGNLEPGRHTVILDGSALPSGVYFYRIEAGPFVALRKATLLK
- a CDS encoding sigma-70 family RNA polymerase sigma factor — its product is MDFSLLPAGSERLHEQGILAIHEEEFLRLLPVDEHRAWQLFVSDYSAFILRLIGHFVTDYDDRMELYLFVCQRLAANRLRRLKRFVCDPYAPCKLTTWLVPVIRNLVIDWFRHKEGRKRPSRCIAALPELTQMVFKYCYQQGYTPGEAFELIRTRHDPRLRFEEVSRALDQIHDALAGAKMWAVARAMLRNAPAYPVEGERASEDRPEIELSAPEAPPDMETQMVQLRRTLQEAIESLPAHEQLLLRLRFEETLSASEIADLLHLRDSRAAYQGIRQAIGHLRKRLHESGWQAEDFSVLLEGERP
- a CDS encoding NAD/NADP octopine/nopaline dehydrogenase family protein; translated protein: MRSLVLILLLVVLQAVSAWTVATAQEWFSEDFSAPTLSTAWPISTWSGTPWSYHVPSRFSLSAHPGHLRFLLGAMVLDRPQPSFSGYWHYPSLELRRRITGSRWVCLLKVTYFLPLANMREFYTDICFGNPEEPAGLLRLARCRDIEPRFDRHIATVRSGDRAAQASMLHPDDQWGSALFTYYYRIVREGQTLTVQWSADGHAYTTALVFNMGLQMSRSEQWLAIRGTPWFTPSDSFADYIILAPPGGAAESVNSLLEHACAEAAIKTGQSVPASGHARLARLARLVQETEQVTRHLLEEEFKASFVTSRVWVYEEVVSTLFELHQRQPGHGYQREAFRYAARAKARAFLLLLAEGHVRVREGSSPVLLAREQELMEQVASVEARLARSTVTEADKRQLARDLSSAITALGKLRTEIMQENARYAQLSYPEPLPTDSIQNDLRDGQIVVLHPGRTLGAIEFNKVLCDQGCKAEVTVAEAGTFIYASRSDGPAQARVFRIKDAVPLAALPATRTAQVLAALAPVYPQFIDGINVLRTGLDNMGAIFHPALTLLNAGRIESTHGDYEFYIEGVTPSVARVLEALDRERVTVAASLGIRAQTAQEWLKMAYDAEGEDLNEAIHNQPGYYGIKAPSTLNHRYIFEDIPMSLVPIAALGQHYGVSVRGMDAIIRLACIIHRTDYWRRGRTLEKLGINRLSVTELTQFVEDGLRCWEE